A single genomic interval of Helianthus annuus cultivar XRQ/B chromosome 6, HanXRQr2.0-SUNRISE, whole genome shotgun sequence harbors:
- the LOC118479838 gene encoding NAD(P)H-quinone oxidoreductase subunit 5, chloroplastic, whose amino-acid sequence MEQTYQYAWIIPFLPLPVPMLIGLGLLLFPTATKSLRRMWAFQSVLLLSIVMIFSLNLSIQQINSSSVYQYVWSWIINNDFSLEFGYLIDPLTSIMSILITTVGIMVLIYSDNYMSHDHGYLRFFAYMSFFSTSMLGLVTSSNLIQIYIFWELVGMCSYLLIGFWFTRPVAAKACQKAFVTNRVGDFGLLLGILGFYWITGSFEFRDLFQIFNNLISNNEVNSVFVTLCAVLLFAGAIAKSAQFPLHVWLPDAMEGPTPISALIHAATMVAAGIFLVARLMPLFIVIPHIMNFISFIGIITVFFGATLALAQKDIKRGLAYSTMSQLGYMMLALGMGSYRSALFHLITHAYSKALLFLGSGSVIHSMETLVGYCPKKSQNMVLMGGLKKHVPITKNSFLLGTLSLCGIPPLACFWSKDEILNDSWLYSPIFAIIAWSTAGFTAFYMCRIYLLTFEGHLNVHFQNYSGKRNTPLYLISLWGKEGSKISNKNLNFCLVTLLKMNKNGRPSFFSNKVYKMDENGRNLIQPFLSIPNFSNTKTSLYPYESDNTMLFPILILILFTLFVGFLGIPFNQDVDILSKWLTPSINLLHQSSNNSIDWYEFCKDAVFSVSIACFGIYIAFFLYKPVYSSFQNLDLINSVVKMGPKRIFSDKIKNAIYDWSYNRGYIDAFYGTFFTAGVRKLAEFTHFFDRRIIDGIPNGVGFMSFFVAEVIKSVGGGRISSYLFFYFSYVSIFLLIYYFLNL is encoded by the coding sequence atggAACAGACATATCAATATGCGTGGATAATACCTTTTCTTCCACTTCCAGTTCCTATGTTAATAGGGTTGGGACTTCTTCTTTTTCCGACGGCAACAAAAAGTCTTCGTCGTATGTGGGCTTTTCAGAGCGTTTTATTGTTAAGTATAGTCATGATTTTTTCTCTGAATCTGTCTATTCAGCAAATAAATAGCAGTTCTGTCTATCAATATGTATGGTCTTGGATTATAAATAATGATTTTTCTTTAGAATTCGGATACTTGATCGATCCACTTACTTCTATTATGTCAATATTAATCACTACTGTTGGAATTATGGTTCTGATTTATAGTGATAATTATATGTCTCATGATCACGGATATTTGAGATTTTTTGCTTATATGAGTTTTTTCAGTACTTCCATGTTGGGATTAGTTACTAGTTCAAATTTGATACAAATTTATATTTTTTGGGAATTGGTTGGAATGTGTTCGTATCTATTAATAGGATTTTGGTTCACACGACCTGTTGCAGCAAAGGCTTGTCAAAAAGCATTTGTAACTAATCGTGTTGGTGATTTTGGTTTATTATTAGGCATTTTAGGGTTTTATTGGATAACGGGGAGTTTCGAATTTCGTGatttatttcaaatattcaaTAACTTGATTTCTAATAATGAGGTCAATTCTGTATTTGTTACTTTGTGCGCTGTTCTATTATTTGCTGGTGCGATTGCTAAATCTGCACAATTTCCCCTTCATGTATGGTTACCTGATGCAATGGAAGGGCCGACCCCTATTTCGGCCCTTATACATGCTGCTACGATGGTAGCAGCGGGAATTTTTCTTGTAGCTCGACTTATGCCCCTTTTCATAGTAATACCCCACATAATGAATTTTATCTCTTTTATAGGGATAATAACAGTTTTTTTCGGAGCTACTTTAGCTCTTGCTCAAAAAGACATTAAGAGAGGTTTAGCCTATTCCACAATGTCTCAATTGGGTTATATGATGTTAGCTCTAGGTATGGGTTCTTATCGTAGTGCTTTATTTCATTTGATTACTCATGCTTATTCCAAGGCATTATTGTTTTTAGGATCGGGATCCGTTATTCACTCAATGGAAACTCTTGTTGGATATTGTCCAAAAAAAAGTCAGAATATGGTGCTTATGGGAGGTTTAAAAAAACATGTACCAATTACTAAAAATTCTTTTTTATTAGGTACACTTTCTCTTTGTGGTATTCCACCTCTTGCTTGTTTTTGGTCCAAAGATGAAATTCTGAATGATAGTTGGTTGTATTCACCTATTTTTGCAATAATAGCTTGGTCTACGGCGGGATTCACCGCATTTTATATGTGTCGGATCTATTTACTTACTTTTGAAGGACATTTAAACGTTCATTTTCAAAATTACAGTGGAAAAAGGAATACCCCCCTGTATTTAATATCTCTATGGGGTAAAGAAGGTTCAAAAATAAGTAACAAAAACTTGAACTTTTGTTTGGTAACTTTATTAAAAATGAATAAGAATGGACGTCCttcttttttttcaaataaaGTATATAAAATGGATGAAAATGGAAGAAATCTGATCCAACCCTTTCTTTCTATTCCGAATTTTAGCAATACCAAGACTTCTTTGTATCCTTATGAATCGGATAATACGATGTTATTCCCAATACTTATATTAATTCTATTTACTTTGTTCGTTGGATTCTTAGGAATTCCTTTCAATCAAGATGTGGATATATTATCCAAATGGTTAACCCCGTCTATAAATCTTTtacatcaaagttcaaacaattcAATAGATTGGTATGAATTTTGTAAAGATGCAGTTTTTTCAGTCAGTATAGCCTGTTTCGGAATATATATagcattttttttatataaacctGTTTATTCATCTTTTCAAAATTTGGACTTAATTAATTCAGTTGTTAAAATGGGTCCTAAGAGAATTTTTTCTGACAAAATAAAAAATGCTATATATGATTGGTCATATAATCGGGGTTACATAGATGCCTTTTATGGAACATTCTTCACTGCGGGGGTGCGAAAATTGGCCGAATTTACTCATTTTTTTGATAGACGAATAATTGATGGAATTCCAAATGGAGTTGGGTTTATGAGTTTCTTTGTAGCAGAGGTTATTAAATCGGTAGGGGGTGGACGCATTTCTTCTTATTTGttcttttatttttcttatgtatcaatctttttattaatttattactTTTTAAATCTTTAA
- the LOC118479839 gene encoding protein TIC 214-like, producing the protein MILKSFLLGNLVSLCMKIINSVVVVGLYYGFLTTFSIGPSYLFLLRAHVMEEGEEGAEKKVSATTGFITGQLIMFISIYYAPLHLALGRPHTITVLALPYLLFHFFCNSKKNFLDYGSTTRNSMRNLSIQCVFLNNLIFQLLNHFILPSSMLARLVNIFMFRCNSKMLFVTSSFVGWIIGHILFMKWVGLLLKN; encoded by the coding sequence atgattttgaaaTCTTTTCTACTAGGTAATCTAGTATCCTTATGCATGAAGATAATCAATTCGGTCGTTGTGGTCGGACTCTATTATGGATTTCTGACCACATTCTCCATAGGACCCTCCTATCTCTTCCTTCTCCGAGCTCACGTTATGGAAGAAGGAGAAGAAGGAGCCGAGAAGAAGGTATCAGCAACAACTGGTTTTATTACGGGACAGCTCATAATGTTCATATCGATCTATTATGCGCCTCTGCATCTAGCACTGGGTAGACCTCATACAATAACTGTCCTAGCTCTACCGTATCTTTTGTTTCATTTCTTCTGCAATAGTAAGAAAAACTTCTTGGATTATGGATCTACTACCAGAAATTCAATGCGTAATCTCAGCATTCAATGTGTATTCCTGAATAATCTCATTTTTCAATTATTGAATCATTTCATTTTACCAAGTTCAATGTTAGCGAGATTAGTCAACATTTTTATGTTTCGATGCAACAGCAAGATGCTATTTGTAACAAGTAGTTTTGTTGGTTGGATAATTGGTCACATTTTATTCATGAAATGGGTTGGATTGCTATTAAAGAATTAA